A genome region from Arthrobacter agilis includes the following:
- a CDS encoding four-carbon acid sugar kinase family protein: MTPSAPIVGIAADDVTGATDSVVQFSRTGWPSRLLLGELLPDSVEPGSALAVNTDARAMDPAAARQATASAIRNLIAAGANSLYLKIDSTMRGSVPAQIAGSMDAWQEQHPGCFAVVCPAYPAMGRTIENGLLRVNGGPVEDSPAGRDPVTPVPTSEFSQLMPGTTTISLSGSPEADAQALREAAGDGVVIVNAASDSDLLTLAAALVVAGPTAIPAGSAGLAAALATAWADDATVLTPPEPAPAAQGQRIVVVVSSLHDVARAQTDHLRDHVDPSDLRILQPDESLLDQPNRLAQWASAELDLPESLPRVVVITSPEAVGGSVTLSGAAIARSLASVVQQTLARTSVGALVLVGGDGARAVLDATRAQALRITGAIQEGIPVGVVEGGTAAGKIVVTKAGGFGPVTALLDTVTELTRTLTILAQSTEASS; this comes from the coding sequence GTGACACCTTCCGCACCCATCGTCGGCATCGCGGCCGACGACGTCACCGGCGCCACCGACTCCGTGGTCCAGTTCTCCCGCACCGGCTGGCCCTCCCGGCTGCTGCTGGGCGAACTGCTCCCGGACTCGGTGGAGCCCGGCAGCGCCCTGGCCGTCAACACCGACGCCCGCGCTATGGATCCTGCAGCTGCCCGTCAGGCCACGGCGAGCGCCATCAGGAACCTGATCGCCGCGGGGGCGAACAGCCTGTACCTGAAGATCGACTCCACCATGCGCGGCAGCGTCCCGGCACAGATCGCCGGTTCCATGGACGCCTGGCAGGAGCAACACCCCGGCTGCTTCGCCGTCGTGTGCCCGGCCTACCCGGCGATGGGCCGGACCATCGAGAACGGCCTGCTGCGCGTCAACGGCGGACCCGTGGAGGACTCCCCCGCGGGCCGGGATCCGGTAACCCCGGTCCCGACAAGCGAGTTCTCGCAGCTCATGCCGGGCACGACGACGATCAGCCTCAGTGGCTCACCCGAGGCAGACGCCCAGGCGCTGCGCGAAGCGGCGGGTGACGGTGTCGTCATCGTCAACGCGGCGTCCGATAGCGACCTCCTCACCCTCGCGGCCGCGCTCGTCGTCGCCGGCCCGACGGCGATCCCCGCCGGGTCGGCCGGCCTCGCCGCCGCACTGGCAACGGCGTGGGCCGATGATGCCACCGTGCTGACTCCACCCGAACCGGCACCCGCCGCGCAGGGGCAGCGCATCGTCGTCGTCGTCAGTTCGCTGCACGACGTCGCCCGCGCCCAGACCGATCACCTGCGCGACCACGTGGACCCGTCCGACCTCCGCATCCTGCAGCCCGACGAGTCACTGCTCGACCAGCCGAACCGGCTCGCGCAGTGGGCCTCAGCAGAACTCGACCTCCCGGAGTCCCTCCCGCGGGTCGTCGTCATCACCTCCCCCGAGGCGGTCGGCGGGTCCGTGACCCTCAGCGGTGCCGCCATCGCCCGCAGTCTCGCCTCGGTGGTGCAGCAGACCCTGGCCCGCACGTCCGTCGGAGCCCTGGTACTCGTCGGCGGCGACGGAGCCCGCGCGGTCCTCGACGCCACACGCGCCCAGGCGCTGCGTATCACCGGTGCCATCCAGGAGGGTATCCCGGTCGGCGTCGTCGAAGGCGGCACCGCGGCTGGGAAGATTGTCGTCACGAAGGCCGGCGGCTTCGGGCCGGTCACCGCCCTGCTCGACACCGTCACCGAACTCACCCGAACCCTCACCATCCTCGCCCAGTCAACGGAGGCATCCTCATGA
- the pdxA gene encoding 4-hydroxythreonine-4-phosphate dehydrogenase PdxA — MSIPTLAVTLGDVAGIGPEITAKSLLGHDDIRQECVPVVIGDEAAMRQGVSNVGGDPDKVRVLSSIEDATNEPGIIELLQTGPSLADVKLGELSPAAGDGSYRFVVEACRLAREGKVQGIVTAPLNKAAMHAGGHKWPGHTELLAHEFGVENFSLVLSAGDLYFFHLTTHVSLRQAIEDVTPERTGNVIELVSAFTKALGNPDEPIGLAGLNPHAGENRLFGDEDADILAPAVAAAREKGINVHGPVPADALIPAAVKGKWNMVIACYHDQGHAPFKAVYGDDGVNITVGLPVVRVSVDHGTAFDIAGQGIAREASLVLSMRRAAQLAPGWDVVWRTAQKN; from the coding sequence ATGAGCATCCCCACCCTCGCCGTCACCCTCGGCGACGTCGCCGGCATCGGGCCGGAGATCACCGCGAAATCACTGCTCGGGCACGACGACATCCGGCAGGAATGCGTGCCGGTCGTTATCGGCGACGAGGCCGCCATGCGCCAGGGCGTGTCCAACGTGGGCGGCGACCCGGACAAGGTCCGCGTGCTGTCCTCCATCGAGGACGCGACGAACGAGCCCGGCATCATCGAGCTCCTGCAGACCGGGCCGTCGCTGGCCGACGTGAAGCTGGGCGAGCTCAGCCCCGCCGCAGGCGACGGCTCCTACCGCTTCGTCGTCGAGGCCTGCCGCCTGGCCCGTGAAGGCAAGGTCCAGGGCATCGTCACCGCGCCGCTGAACAAGGCCGCGATGCACGCCGGCGGTCACAAGTGGCCCGGCCACACGGAGCTTCTCGCTCACGAGTTCGGGGTGGAGAACTTCAGCCTCGTCCTGTCCGCGGGCGACCTCTACTTCTTCCACCTCACCACCCACGTCTCCCTGCGGCAGGCGATCGAGGACGTCACGCCGGAGCGCACCGGCAACGTCATCGAGCTCGTCAGTGCGTTCACGAAGGCCCTCGGCAACCCGGACGAGCCGATCGGCCTCGCCGGGCTCAACCCACACGCAGGCGAGAACCGTCTGTTCGGCGACGAGGACGCGGACATCCTGGCCCCCGCCGTCGCTGCAGCCCGCGAGAAGGGCATCAACGTGCACGGGCCCGTCCCGGCGGACGCGCTCATCCCCGCCGCGGTCAAGGGCAAGTGGAACATGGTCATCGCCTGCTATCACGACCAGGGCCACGCACCCTTCAAGGCGGTCTACGGCGACGACGGCGTGAACATCACCGTCGGCCTGCCCGTCGTTCGCGTCTCCGTGGACCACGGCACGGCGTTCGATATCGCCGGCCAGGGCATCGCCCGCGAGGCAAGCCTCGTGCTGTCGATGCGTCGGGCCGCGCAGCTGGCACCGGGCTGGGATGTCGTCTGGCGGACTGCGCAGAAGAACTAG